The Methylomonas montana DNA window TACCGTGGTAGAACACTTTCGGCGCCGGTTTCGTGCCATCACCGACCGGCAATATGGCGATGCCGCCGGGTACCAACGAGGCGTCCGGTAACTGGCCGGCTAGGCAAAACCAGGGAAGTAGCCAGAGGCCGATTATTTTATTAATCATGGATAATCTCTTTAATTTGACTGACGATGCGGCCGCTGGCGAAACGGGTGTCGAGCAACTCGTTCTTGGCCAGTTGGCTAATGGATTTGACGATGTGAGCGTTGTCGTGGCGCTGAACGATGGCGTAGCCGCGTTCCAGCGTTGCCAGCGGGCTGACCGCGTGCAGGGTTTGCGCGACCGCGTTTTGTTGGTTTTTCAAAGTCGCCAGCTTGAGTTTTACCGAACGGATCAGCCGTTGCTGAAAATAGTCCAGCTGTTGCCGATAGGCGTGGATTGCGGCCAAAGGCTGGTAGCGGTTCAGGCGTTGATCGTTTAGCGCCAGTTGCTGACGGCTTTGTTGCAAGCGGCCTTGTATCGCCCGATTCAGCCTTTGTTCCAGCTCGTCCAGGCGTTGGGCATTGCGCTGTAGTTTTTCGCCGGGATGCTGGGTTTGCAAGGCTTTATTCAGCCAGGTCAACCGCTGTTGCTGTTGTAACAATAGTCCTTGCATCTGCCGAGTCAGCTGACGCTCGATAGCGGTAAAACGGTTTAGCCAGGCGGTTTGATCCGGTACCGCATATTCGGCGGCTGCCGAGGGCGTCGGCGCGCGCAAGTCGGCGACGAAATCGGCGATGCTGAAATCCACTTCATGGCCGACTGCCGAAATCACCGGAATCCGGCTGGCAGCCACCGCGCGGGCGACGATTTCTTCGTTAAACGCCCATAAATCTTCCAGTGAACCGCCGCCGCGCGCCAGGATGATGACGTCTACCAAAGCCTGTCGATTCGCGCAGGCCAGAGCTGCACTGATTTCGAACTTGGCGTTGTCGCCTTGTACGGCCACCGGGTAAATCAACACCGGTATCGCTGGGAAACGCCGCTTCAAGACGCTGAGAACGTCGTGGATCGCCGCGCCGCTGGCCGAGGTGATCACGCCGATTTGGCAGGGCAGCGCCGGTATCGGCTTCTTGCGGCTTTGTTCGAACAAGCCTTCTTGTAACAGTTTTTGTTTCAAGCGTTCGTAAGCCAGCCGCAACGCGCCGTCGCCGGCTTCTTCCAGTTGTTCCACCACCAATTGGTAGTCGCCACGCGGCTCGTACAAGCTGACCTGAGCGGTGGCGACCACCAGATTGCCGTTGGCTGGTTTAAAACGCAGTCGTTGCTGTTGGCCCTTAAACATCGCGCAGCGGATTTGGGCTTGGGCGTCTTTCAGCGTGAAGTAATAATGGCCGGAGGAGGGCAGGCTGAGATTGGAAATTTCACCTTGCACCTGCACGGTCAGAAAATGGCTGGCCAGCAAGCGTTTGGCTTCGCGGTTGAGTTGGGAAACGCTGTAAATTAATTCGGTAGGGCTCATCAACGGTGGCAGCCGGGTGGTCGGAAATATGCAAAGCCCTATTTTACGGTGGATTGCCGGTATCCGTTGCGGCTTTTATTTGGCCGCGCGTTTTTCAATATCAGCTGAGCTAGAATGGCGATTTAGTGTACGTTTTAGCTTTGGAGAATAAGGAATCTACCCATGCATGAACATCAATTGAGCAACTGGCAGCATCCGCATAATTTCGCCCGGATCAATCGCAGGGGCGAGCGGCGTACCAAATGGGTATTACTGCTGACGTTTGCGACCATGCTGGTGGAAATTGTCGCCGGGATGCAGTTTCACTCGATGGCCTTGCTGGCCGACGGCTGGCACATGGCCACCCATGTGGTGGCGTTCATGATTGCAATCTTTGCTTACCGTTACAGTCGGATCCACGAAGGCGACCAGACTTTTGCGTTTAGTCCGGCCAAGGCCGGGGTATTGGGCGGATTTGCCAGTTCGATCGCGTTGGCGATGGTGGCTTTGGTGATGATCGCCGACTCGGTGGAACGCTTACTGATGCCGGAGCTGATTCGCTTCGACGAGGCGATTTTAGTGGCGCAAGTGGGTTTGCTGATCAATTTGTTAAGTGCGCTGCTGTTGGGAGACCATCACGATCATCATCACGGGCACAATCACCACCATGGTCATGACCATGACCATGACCATGACGAGCATGATCGCCCTCATCACGATCATAACTTGCGAGCGGCGTATCTGCATGTGATGGCCGACGCGTTGACCTCGGTGCTGGCGATTATCGCTTTGGTGGCCGGTAAATATTACGGTTGGGTTTGGCTGGATACCGTGATGGGATTCGTCGGTGCCACCGTGATCCTGATCTGGGCTTTCGGCTTAATTAAGGAAACCAGCCCGGTATTGTTGGATCTGAGTATCGATGGCCAGTATTTACAGGCAATTCAGGCGGCACTGGAGCAAGACGGCGAATGCCGGGTCAGCGACTTGCATGTCTGGCCGATCAGTGCCAATCACTACGCGGCGATCGTGGTTTTAGTCACCCAGCAGCCGAAGTCACCCAGTTATTACAAAACCTTGCTGGCTAATTTCGCGCAGCTCGATCACATTACCGTGGAAGTCAATCGCTGCAACGGCCAAGATTGCGTTGCAGAATAATCGCATCGCTAGCGGCAAATTCGATTCGGCAATCGTAACGCGCCGCTAGCCAGTTAAAAGTTGCCTGGGAAAAAAAGGCGACATGGGTCTGATCGTTTTTGTAATGCCATTTGGCAAACGCTTCGGCGTCTATCACCAGTTTAGTCATGATACCCAGCCAGCCGCCGGGTTTCAGTAAACCAAGCAGCCTGTTGAACTCTTGCTTAGGCTCGCGAAAATGTTCGACGACTTCGGTGCAGACGATGAAGTCGTAATCCTGTTGCAGGTGTTCCGGAAAATCGGCGTAAAACGGGTCGTAGAGCTTGACGCGATGGCCTTGGGCTTTGATTAGCTCGGCTAGTGCCGGGCCGGGGCCGCAGCCGTAATCCAAACCTAGCGCATTGGCCGGTAAACGTTCGAGCAGGGGCCTGGCTAAGCGCGACAGAAATTTAAGATAGCCAGGGTCGTCGATAGCGTTTTGATGCAGGTCGTAAATCGCTTTTTCCTGTGCCAGCGGCAAATGCTGATTGCTGTCGACAAACACTAACAAGCAATTTTCGCAACGGCTGTAATCGCGTCGCCGGTCGCTATGAAAATGGTGGGTATCGGTGGCCGCACAGAGTGGACAAGTGAGGGCTGTCATGATTAATTCAGGCTTTTGCTTGACGGCAGGGACATGCAATGTATAATGCGCGGCTCACTACTGCGGAGCGGTAGTTCAGTTGGTTAGAATACCGGCCTGTCACGCCGGGGGTCGCGGGTTCGAGCCCCGTCCGCTCCGCCATTTCCTTGGTTCCTCGCAGTGCTCTTTTCCACGGTTTCGTTGGAATTAAATCTCTTGCTTCCATTAGTTTGCGGTTTGCCGAAACTGCTGCCAGATCATTTTGAAAGTGACTGTCAAAGTTGGATCGTTAGTGTTTACGCGATCGTCCACGATGGCTGGATTCAACCATCGGCCTTCGTCGATTTCTTCCGCCGCCAAGTTAAACGGTCCGTTATGCCGGCAGCGGTAGACCTGAATGAACTCCATGCCCAATTCGGCGCTAGCCTCCAGTTTGAACAATGGCTCTAGCGCGGCCGATACGTTTAATTCTTCTTGTAACTCGCGCGGCGCGCAGCTGTCGTAGCTTTCGCCGGCGTCAACGTGGCCGGCCGCCGAGCTGTCCCACAGGCCTTTATTCAGGTCTTTTTTCATCGAGCGTTTTTGCAGAAACAACTCGCCCAGATCGTTGAAGACCAGAATATGTACCGCGCGGTGGCGCAGCCCATTGGCGTGAATTTCCCGGCGCGGCCGCTGGGCGATGATTGCATCGTCTGCGTCGACGACATCAAGAAGCTCGTTGTGCATGCTTAACTATCGATTCCTGTGGCAAGGTCGTGTATGGTAGCTGCTTTTAGTGCATGTCGCAGAGTGAATATGGCAAGAAGAAGCGAACATAGTCAGGAACAAATCAGGGAAATGGTGTTGGTCGCGGCGGAAACCATCGTCGTCGAGGATGGTTTTAACGCGTTGACGGTGCGTAAGATCGCGATGGAGATCGGCTATACGGTGGGCAGTATTTACATGGTGTTTGCCAATATGAATGACTTGGCGACCCATGTGAAAGCGCGAACGCTGGACGAGTTGGCCAAACAGTTAAGCGATTGCGCGCCCACTGGTGGTGTCGAACAGCATATTCTGACCTTGGCCGAGACTTATCTAAACTTCGCCGCCCAACATTTCAACCGCTGGCGGATGATTTTTGATGTGCAAAGCGAGGAAGCGCCGCCCGAGTGGTATCAGCAAAAAATCGAGCAACTATTTGCTATCGTCGAAGAATTATTTAAACAGCTGACGCCCAATGGCTCTCCCGAGCAAAGCCGGCTGGCAGCCAGGACGCTATGGAGCGGCGTACACGGCATCTGCATTTTATCGCTGACCGCCAAACCGCAAACCAGCGACGTCGAAGTGTCCAAATTGAGCGTGGATTTATTGGTCAATACCTTCATTCAAGGCTGGAAGGCCGTTCCACTTCAGGCAGATGCCATACCACCAGGAAAGTAGCCGCCATCAGTAACAAACCCAGTCCAATCAACGCGGCAATCGGTGTGACCAGCTGGGCGGCAGCCAGCGTATAAGCGCCGACCGACAACAACATCGCCACATTCTGGAAAAAATTCTGCATCGCTACCGCGCCGCCACTGCCGATACTGTGTTGGCCGATCTCCTGCAACGCGGCATTGATAGGGACGATGAACATGCCGCCGGCCATGCCCATTAGAAACAACACAAAACGCGCCGGCCAAATCGTTTCGGTAAAACTCAGGGCAATGATGAATAGGCTCATCAAATATGCCGGAATTCGCGCTCGCCGCAAATGTTCCAGCGGAATCATCCGCGGTACCAGCACCGAGCCGGCGACGATGCCAAGCGCCAGAAACAGGGTCAGGTTGGCGATGTCGCTGGCGTTGTGAGTCATTAGCACCAACGGCGCCCAGGCGATGATGATGACCCGCACGCTGGCCGCCGCCGCCCAAAACAAGGACGCGCCGAGTACCGCAAACCGCGAGCGCGGCATGGCCAGAAAAGTACTAATTTCCCGGTAAAACAACACGACTTTCGAGCCGGATGGCGGCGTTTTGCGCAAGCCCACCGGCAGGAATAAGGTGGTCGCCGCCGAGATCAAGAACAGGGCTATGGTGGCGATCAAGGCCCAAGCGGTCGAATAATCGGCCAGCTTGGCGCCAACCACCATGCCGGTCAATATCGCCAGTATCGTCGAGCCTTCGATCCAGCTGTTGGCCTTGACCAGGCCGTCATGGCCGGCCAATTCCGGCAGAATCCCGTATTTGGCCGGGCTGTACAAGGCCGCGCCGACCCCGACCAGACAATAAGCCAACAACGGTTCCACCTTTAACAGCAACAAGCCGGCGCCACAGGCCTTGATCAGGTTGGCGACGATCAATACTCGCGATTTCGCGTGGCTATCGGCAACTCCGCCCACCCAGGGTGCCAATACCACGAAGGCCACCAGAAATACGCTCTGCAAAGCCGGCACGTACCAGCTGGCCGGATGCGCTTCCTGCATCACCATCGCAATGACCGTGAACAAAATGGCGTTGTCGGCGAATGCCGACAGAAATTGGGCGACTAGCAGTGGGTAGATGTGTTTGCTCATGGCTGGAAAGGGTTTTGATAAGAAACGATAAGCCTTGCGATGCAACAAGCGGATTGCCTAAGCATCGCGGGCTTAGTGATTAGTAGCACTTAAGCGGGCAGCTCCGCATGGCCTGCCAATAACTCAGCCGCCAATGCCGTTGCGCCGGGATAATCGGTTTTTCCGGTCGCCAATACCGGCAGTTTTTCCAGTACGAACACTTTCTTGGGCAGATTCAGCGCCGCAACGCCGGGCGAGGCTTCCGCCAGTTGTTTGGCCGATGCCGATTTTTGCGTGGTCAACAATACCAATTGTTCGCCTTTTTTGGGGTCGGGTAGACTGACCACGGCATGGTGTGCGTCAGGCCAAGCCTGGATCGCCAATTGTTCGGCCGCCGTCAACGACACCATCTCCCCGCCGATTTTCGCGAATCGTTTGCTGCGGCCCTGGATGTGAATGAAGCCTTCGTCGTCGACATGGACGATGTCGCCGGTGTCGTACCAGCCTTCGCCGTAAGCGGCCGAGCAGGGCGGCACCAGCACGCCGGGATTATCCGGCAGCAGATAGCCCTTCATGATGTTGGGGCCGGCGACATGCAGCTTGCCGGCGCCTTCGATGCCGGGCACCGGTTCCAGATGGTAGAGCATGTCCGGCATGAAGCGGCCGACGCTGCCGGCCTTATAATCCATCGGCGTGTTGACCGAGGTGACCGGCGAGGTTTCGGTGGCGCCATAGCCTTCCAGGATGCGGATGCCGAACTTGTTCAGCCAGGTGGTGCGGGTGTTTTCCTGGAGTTTTTCGGCGCCGGCCACTACATAGCGCATTTTGTAAAAATCGTAAGGATGGGCCTTTTTGGCGTAGGCGGCGAAGAAGGTGTTGGTGCCGAACATGATGGTGGCGCCCACTTCATAAGCCATTTCCGGTATCACAGCATAGTGCAGCGGCGACGGGTAGAAGAAGCTGGTCATACCGTTCAGAATCGGCATCAAGGTGCCGACCGAGAAGCCAAAGGAATGGAACATCGGCAGGAAGTTCAGCACCACATCGCCGGGGCCGAAGTCGATGCGCGACCTGATCTGCTTGTGATTGGCCAGTACGTTAGCATGTGACAGCACGACACCTTTAGGTAAGCCTTCCGAGCCGGAGGTAAACAACACCACGGCCGCGTCGTCGGCCTCGTAAGCATGGCTTTTGTACCAGAGTCCGGCGGTTTTGGCTTGCAACCAGCCGCTCAGTTTGTCGATAGTGGTCAGCGAGGTCGCCAAGTCTTCCAGATAGACCAGCTTGACTTGTTTTGCCAACAATTCCGCATCATGGTCCAGATGTGCCAATTCGATGAATTTGCGAGAGCTCAAGACGATGTTGACTTGTCCGGTCCGGCAGGTTGCAACCATGCCGTTGGCGCCTAGCGAATAATTCAGCATCGCCGGTACGCGTTGATAGAGCTGCAAGCCCAGAATCACGTTCAGAGTCTTGCAGCTATTGGGCAGCAACACGCCTATGTTTTCGCCGGGTTGGGTGATGGCTCTAATCAGCTTGCCGACGATGATGCTGCGGGTAATCAGCGCGTCGTAGCTCAACGGTTTACGCTCCAGGTCTTCGGCGACCGTATAGTTTCCGCCGAGAATGGCGCGTGCTTCCAGTAAGGCCGAGAATATCGTCTGTTGGTAATGACTGGTGGCGAACATCATTTCGGTCATGATGTCGGACAGAATGTGGCCGCTGTGTTTGCGGCGGGCCTTGCCGGTCACGTCGCCGTGGGTTTCGATCAGCGTTGGCGGCAAGATATGAATGGTGATGCGCGGGAACCAGCGCTTGCGCACGACAGCGCCGAGTTTGGAAAAGCGGCTGTATTCCGCGCCGTCGATGCGTACGGGCAATATCGTGGCGCCGGACTTATCGGCGACCATGCCGGGACCATCGTAAATCTTCATCAGCGAACCGGTAACGGTGATGCGGCCTTCCGGGAAAATCACGGTCTTGGTGTCGTTTTGCATATGATGGATCAGCGCTTTTAAAGACAGCGGATGAGTCGGGTCCATCGGAAACACTTTCGATAAGCGCAAGAACGGTCTCAGCCACCAGCGTTCGGAAATTTGGGTGTTGATCGCAAAGGTGATGTCGTCGGGCAAAAACACGCCCAGCAACAGTGGATCCAGAAAAGAAGTGTGATTTGATAGGATCAGCACCCGATCACCGGCCTTGTCGTAATTTTCCAGACCCTTGACTTTGACCCTGAAAGCCAGCGTCAGTAGCCAGCGTAATGCAATTTTTAACATAGAATTCCTCCCGTGCGCGCATATTAACAGACAGTTTGCGATTTGCCGGAGAGCACTATAAACATAAATTAAACTACGTTCAATTATAATTTGTCCAAGTTGGACGGATGGCTGTTTTTGATCAGCTTAGATGATCGTTGGGCGCGGTCGTTGTGCTGGAGGGCTGGTTTGATCGGCGCTGCATGTGTCCGGAGCCAAAACAAAAAAGCCATCTCAGTTGAAGATGGCTTTTTTGTCATTTAGAGTCGACCCTTAAGTATACGTTCGGGCAGCCTCTAAAGCTCAACAAGCGAAACACCTGTGAAAAGGTCGGGTAAAGCGGTATTTTACGAATCGTCGACCGCAAGTGCTAGATTCGCCAATTGCTGCAATGCTTCGCGGTAATCACTTTCGTTATCGGCTCTGATAGTGGCGTGCGCCACTTTACGACCTTTGCGCGGGGTTTTGTCGTATAGATGTAAATGTGAGTTTGGGATGATTAACAATGTCGCATCGTCGGCCAGACCGCCGATGAAGTTGACCATGCCGGTGTAACCGCGCGGCTGGGTAGAACCCAGCGGCAAATCCAGGATCGCCCGCAAATGATTTTCGAATTGGCTGGTCTCGGCGCCTTCTATGCTCCAATGTCCGGAGTTATGCACGCGCGGCGCGAATTCATTGGCCAGTAGCTCGCCGTTCAGGTCAAATAATTCCAAAGCAATCACGCCGACGTAATCGAGCTTTTCCAGCAACAGGCTGACGTAATTTTCCGCGATAGCTTGTTCCGCATCGTTAGCGCAACATTCGGCCACGCGCAGAATGCCGCCGCGATGTTGGTTTTCCGATAAAGGGTAATAAGCGATTTCGCCGGATGGGCTGCGAGCGGCGATGATCGATACTTCGCGCTGAAACGGCACGAAGCCTTCGACAATAGACGCTGCGCCTTGCATGCTTTGCCAGGCCGTTTCCAGCGCCTCGGCCGATTTTAAAACCACTTGGCCCTTGCCGTCGTAACCCATCCGCCGGCTTTTGAGAATCGCCGGATAGCCGATTTCGCTCATCGCTTGCTGCAGGTCCGCCAAACTATCGATGGCTGCGAACGGCGCAGTGCGGATGCCTAAATCTTTGAAGAAATTTTTTTCCAGCAGTCTATCCTGGGCGACAGCCAATGCACCGGCCGGCGGATAGACTTTGGTATGACTGGATAAAAACTCGGCAACATGAGCCGGTACGTTTTCAAATTCGTAAGTCACGATGTCGGCTTTTTCGGCCAGTTCCGCCAACAAATCCGGATCGTCGTAAGCGCCCAATAAATGTTCGCTCAAACCGGCGGCGCCGGCATTGACGTCAGGATCGAGCACGATGAATTTCAATCCCAGCGGATAACCGGCCAGAGCGATCATTCTGGCGAGTTGGCCGCCACCCAAAATGCCTATTTTCATCCGGCCACCTGTCTTGGATCGGGGGTGGCGATCACACTGTCGGTTTGCTGTTGACGATAGGCATCCAGCGCCGGACGGTATTGCGGATGTTTATTGCTGACAATCGCTGCGGCCAGCAGTGCGGCATTGATGGCGCCGGCCTTGCCGATCGCCAGCGTACCGACCGGAATGCCGGCCGGCATTTGCACGATGGATAATAAAGAGTCCATGCCGTTCAAGGCTTTTGACTGCACGGGTACGCCCAATACCGGTAATGCGGTCTTGGCGGCGGTCATGCCGGGCAAATGCGCGGCGCCGCCGGCACCGGCGATGATCACTTCCAGACCCTTGCCTTCGGCGGTTTCCGCATATTGAAACAGCTTGTCGGGGGTACGGTGCGCCGATACCACTTCCACTTCATGCGGAATTTCAAGATGTTCTAGGGTTTGCGCTGCATGTTGCATGGTTTCCCAATCGGATGTGGAACCCATGATGATGCCTATCAATGCGGTCATGCAAAATCTCCGGTATCTGCAATAAATCAAAACGGGCTGGATTATCGCATAAATGTTCGGTTTTTCTCTGTCGGCAAGTTGGGAACAAGACCGGGCTTAGTGATAAGATAGCGCCCCTCGTAATGTTTCAGCCTAAGGATGGATGAATGAACCACTCGCAACACGCTTCGCTGCAGGCCAGTGAATTATCGTGTTTCCGCGATGAGCGCTTGTTGTTTTCCGATTTGAATTTCGGGCTGCATGCTGGCGAGACCTTGCTGCTGGAAGGCGCCAATGGCAGCGGCAAGACCTCGTTGTTGCGTATCCTGTGCGGATTTAGAGCAGCCGATGCCGGCGAGATATATTGGTGTGGCAGCAAAATCGCCGATAGCAGTTATTACAACGACATGGCTTATGTCGGTCATGCCGACGGTACCAAGAAGGAATTGACGGTGCTGGAAAATCTGAAATTCGCGCTGGCCTTGGGCAGCGCCGGCAAATACGACATCGAGCAGGCTTTGGATAAGGTGCAATTGGCCGGGTTTGACGACAATCCGGTGCATACCTTGTCCGCCGGGCAAAAGCGACGACTATCGCTGGCGCGCTTGTTGATTACCCATAACTTGCTGTGGATACTCGACGAACCGTTTACCTCGCTGGATAGACAAGGCATCAAATTGATAGAATCGCTAATGGCCGAGCACATCGAGCACGGCGGCATGGCGGTTTTGACCTCCCATCACGATTTAAGCATGGCCGATCTCAATCTGAAACGCATCCATCTGCAAGCATGCCAATAATCCAGGCTTTCTGGGCGATCATTCGCCGCGATTTGTTGCTGGCGTTTCGGCGCCGCGCCGAAATGGCCAATCCGCTGTTTTTTTTCGTGCTGGTAGTGACCTTGTTCCCGCTGGCCGTCGGCGCGCAACCTAATCTGTTGCGGGCGATGGCGCCGGGCGTGATCTGGGTGTCCGCGTTATTGGCGGCCTTGTTATCCTTGGATAGTTTATTCCGTAGCGATTTCGAGGACGGTTCGTTGGAGCAAATGCTGCTCAGTCCGCATGCCTTATCGGTATTGGTGTTGGGCAAGATCATCGCTCACTGGCTAGTGACTGGCCTGCCATTGTTGTTAGTCGCACCCCTGCTGGCGATGTTTTTAGGGCTGCCCGAACAAGCGATGGGAACTTTGTGGCTGACATTGATCTTAGCTACTCCGCTGCTGAGCCTGATCGGCGCCATCGGCGTGGCATTGACGGTCGGTTTGCGCCGGGGCGGCATGTTGTTGTCCTTATTGGTATTGCCTTTGTATGTACCGGTGTTGATCTTTGCTAGTGGAGCTGTCGATAGGGCTGCCAGCGGCTTGCCGGTCGGCGCCCAACTGTATATTTTATTGGCCATGTTGTTGTCGGCACTGGTATTGGTACCGTTGCCGACGGCGGCCGCGTTAAAAATGAGTGTTAATTGATGTCTTGGATACCTGCACCGGTTAGCCGGTTTTTTCATCGTACTTCGTCGCCGCCACATTTTTATGCATTGGCGGATCGGTTTATTCCCTGGTTGACGATTATTTTTTTGATTTTGTTGGTTTCCGGCCTTTATCTGGGCTTATATCAGGCACCGACCGATTATCAGCAAGGCGACAGTTACCGGATCATTTATATCCATGTGCCGGCGGCCTGGATGTCCTTGTTCATTTACGTGCTGATGGCGGTGATGGGTGGCATAGCGCTGGTCTGGCGCATGAAACTGGCGGAAGTGATGCTGATCGGCAGCGCGCCTATCGGCGCCGGCTTTACCTTCGTGGCCCTGGTGACCGGCTCCTTGTGGGGCAAGCCAATGTGGGGTACCTGGTGGGTGTGGGATGCGCGCTTGACCTTCGAGTTGATCCTGTTGTTTCAGTATCTGGGGGTCATCAGTTTGTACGGCGCGATCGAAGACAAACGCTCGGCGGCGCGCGCGGTGTCGATATTGGCATTGGTTGGGGTGGTCAATGTACCCATCATCCATTATTCGGTGGAATGGTGGAACACGCTGCATCAAGGTCCGACCGTCAGCAAGATGGATAAGCCTTCCATTCACCTCAGTATGCTGGTGCCATTGTTGCTGATGGCGGTGGCTTTCAAATTTTATTACCTGATCGCG harbors:
- the xseA gene encoding exodeoxyribonuclease VII large subunit codes for the protein MSPTELIYSVSQLNREAKRLLASHFLTVQVQGEISNLSLPSSGHYYFTLKDAQAQIRCAMFKGQQQRLRFKPANGNLVVATAQVSLYEPRGDYQLVVEQLEEAGDGALRLAYERLKQKLLQEGLFEQSRKKPIPALPCQIGVITSASGAAIHDVLSVLKRRFPAIPVLIYPVAVQGDNAKFEISAALACANRQALVDVIILARGGGSLEDLWAFNEEIVARAVAASRIPVISAVGHEVDFSIADFVADLRAPTPSAAAEYAVPDQTAWLNRFTAIERQLTRQMQGLLLQQQQRLTWLNKALQTQHPGEKLQRNAQRLDELEQRLNRAIQGRLQQSRQQLALNDQRLNRYQPLAAIHAYRQQLDYFQQRLIRSVKLKLATLKNQQNAVAQTLHAVSPLATLERGYAIVQRHDNAHIVKSISQLAKNELLDTRFASGRIVSQIKEIIHD
- the dmeF gene encoding CDF family Co(II)/Ni(II) efflux transporter DmeF: MHEHQLSNWQHPHNFARINRRGERRTKWVLLLTFATMLVEIVAGMQFHSMALLADGWHMATHVVAFMIAIFAYRYSRIHEGDQTFAFSPAKAGVLGGFASSIALAMVALVMIADSVERLLMPELIRFDEAILVAQVGLLINLLSALLLGDHHDHHHGHNHHHGHDHDHDHDEHDRPHHDHNLRAAYLHVMADALTSVLAIIALVAGKYYGWVWLDTVMGFVGATVILIWAFGLIKETSPVLLDLSIDGQYLQAIQAALEQDGECRVSDLHVWPISANHYAAIVVLVTQQPKSPSYYKTLLANFAQLDHITVEVNRCNGQDCVAE
- a CDS encoding class I SAM-dependent methyltransferase; amino-acid sequence: MTALTCPLCAATDTHHFHSDRRRDYSRCENCLLVFVDSNQHLPLAQEKAIYDLHQNAIDDPGYLKFLSRLARPLLERLPANALGLDYGCGPGPALAELIKAQGHRVKLYDPFYADFPEHLQQDYDFIVCTEVVEHFREPKQEFNRLLGLLKPGGWLGIMTKLVIDAEAFAKWHYKNDQTHVAFFSQATFNWLAARYDCRIEFAASDAIILQRNLGRCSD
- a CDS encoding NUDIX hydrolase, which produces MHNELLDVVDADDAIIAQRPRREIHANGLRHRAVHILVFNDLGELFLQKRSMKKDLNKGLWDSSAAGHVDAGESYDSCAPRELQEELNVSAALEPLFKLEASAELGMEFIQVYRCRHNGPFNLAAEEIDEGRWLNPAIVDDRVNTNDPTLTVTFKMIWQQFRQTAN
- a CDS encoding TetR/AcrR family transcriptional regulator codes for the protein MARRSEHSQEQIREMVLVAAETIVVEDGFNALTVRKIAMEIGYTVGSIYMVFANMNDLATHVKARTLDELAKQLSDCAPTGGVEQHILTLAETYLNFAAQHFNRWRMIFDVQSEEAPPEWYQQKIEQLFAIVEELFKQLTPNGSPEQSRLAARTLWSGVHGICILSLTAKPQTSDVEVSKLSVDLLVNTFIQGWKAVPLQADAIPPGK
- the lplT gene encoding lysophospholipid transporter LplT, producing the protein MSKHIYPLLVAQFLSAFADNAILFTVIAMVMQEAHPASWYVPALQSVFLVAFVVLAPWVGGVADSHAKSRVLIVANLIKACGAGLLLLKVEPLLAYCLVGVGAALYSPAKYGILPELAGHDGLVKANSWIEGSTILAILTGMVVGAKLADYSTAWALIATIALFLISAATTLFLPVGLRKTPPSGSKVVLFYREISTFLAMPRSRFAVLGASLFWAAAASVRVIIIAWAPLVLMTHNASDIANLTLFLALGIVAGSVLVPRMIPLEHLRRARIPAYLMSLFIIALSFTETIWPARFVLFLMGMAGGMFIVPINAALQEIGQHSIGSGGAVAMQNFFQNVAMLLSVGAYTLAAAQLVTPIAALIGLGLLLMAATFLVVWHLPEVERPSSLE
- a CDS encoding AMP-binding protein, with amino-acid sequence MLKIALRWLLTLAFRVKVKGLENYDKAGDRVLILSNHTSFLDPLLLGVFLPDDITFAINTQISERWWLRPFLRLSKVFPMDPTHPLSLKALIHHMQNDTKTVIFPEGRITVTGSLMKIYDGPGMVADKSGATILPVRIDGAEYSRFSKLGAVVRKRWFPRITIHILPPTLIETHGDVTGKARRKHSGHILSDIMTEMMFATSHYQQTIFSALLEARAILGGNYTVAEDLERKPLSYDALITRSIIVGKLIRAITQPGENIGVLLPNSCKTLNVILGLQLYQRVPAMLNYSLGANGMVATCRTGQVNIVLSSRKFIELAHLDHDAELLAKQVKLVYLEDLATSLTTIDKLSGWLQAKTAGLWYKSHAYEADDAAVVLFTSGSEGLPKGVVLSHANVLANHKQIRSRIDFGPGDVVLNFLPMFHSFGFSVGTLMPILNGMTSFFYPSPLHYAVIPEMAYEVGATIMFGTNTFFAAYAKKAHPYDFYKMRYVVAGAEKLQENTRTTWLNKFGIRILEGYGATETSPVTSVNTPMDYKAGSVGRFMPDMLYHLEPVPGIEGAGKLHVAGPNIMKGYLLPDNPGVLVPPCSAAYGEGWYDTGDIVHVDDEGFIHIQGRSKRFAKIGGEMVSLTAAEQLAIQAWPDAHHAVVSLPDPKKGEQLVLLTTQKSASAKQLAEASPGVAALNLPKKVFVLEKLPVLATGKTDYPGATALAAELLAGHAELPA
- a CDS encoding 5-(carboxyamino)imidazole ribonucleotide synthase; amino-acid sequence: MKIGILGGGQLARMIALAGYPLGLKFIVLDPDVNAGAAGLSEHLLGAYDDPDLLAELAEKADIVTYEFENVPAHVAEFLSSHTKVYPPAGALAVAQDRLLEKNFFKDLGIRTAPFAAIDSLADLQQAMSEIGYPAILKSRRMGYDGKGQVVLKSAEALETAWQSMQGAASIVEGFVPFQREVSIIAARSPSGEIAYYPLSENQHRGGILRVAECCANDAEQAIAENYVSLLLEKLDYVGVIALELFDLNGELLANEFAPRVHNSGHWSIEGAETSQFENHLRAILDLPLGSTQPRGYTGMVNFIGGLADDATLLIIPNSHLHLYDKTPRKGRKVAHATIRADNESDYREALQQLANLALAVDDS
- the purE gene encoding 5-(carboxyamino)imidazole ribonucleotide mutase, which gives rise to MTALIGIIMGSTSDWETMQHAAQTLEHLEIPHEVEVVSAHRTPDKLFQYAETAEGKGLEVIIAGAGGAAHLPGMTAAKTALPVLGVPVQSKALNGMDSLLSIVQMPAGIPVGTLAIGKAGAINAALLAAAIVSNKHPQYRPALDAYRQQQTDSVIATPDPRQVAG
- the ccmA gene encoding cytochrome c biogenesis heme-transporting ATPase CcmA, translated to MNHSQHASLQASELSCFRDERLLFSDLNFGLHAGETLLLEGANGSGKTSLLRILCGFRAADAGEIYWCGSKIADSSYYNDMAYVGHADGTKKELTVLENLKFALALGSAGKYDIEQALDKVQLAGFDDNPVHTLSAGQKRRLSLARLLITHNLLWILDEPFTSLDRQGIKLIESLMAEHIEHGGMAVLTSHHDLSMADLNLKRIHLQACQ